The following proteins are encoded in a genomic region of Tenacibaculum sp. 190524A05c:
- a CDS encoding pyridoxamine 5'-phosphate oxidase family protein, which produces MAEFEKTKLNRLKRGANRAVYDKETINEILDAGFIAQVGYIYDGYPISIPMAYARKGDKIYLHGSTANRMLRAVLESGKTSINVMHLDGLVIARSGLHHSVNYRSATLFGELKEITDDHSKTELLKDIVDHMIEDHWDTLRPMHQKELDRTIVVEFTITSASAKIRAEGVNDEPEDYELPYWAGVIPVKQKLEKPIPDNGYPLTIDIPKHIQHHYNKFK; this is translated from the coding sequence ATGGCAGAATTCGAAAAAACAAAACTGAATCGCTTAAAGCGCGGAGCAAATAGAGCTGTATATGACAAAGAAACGATAAATGAAATTTTAGATGCAGGTTTTATTGCTCAAGTAGGATATATTTATGATGGTTATCCCATTAGTATTCCGATGGCATATGCCAGAAAAGGAGATAAAATATATTTACATGGATCAACTGCAAATCGAATGTTAAGAGCAGTTTTAGAAAGTGGCAAAACTTCAATAAATGTTATGCATTTAGATGGTTTAGTTATAGCGCGTTCTGGTTTACATCATTCGGTGAATTATCGTTCAGCTACATTGTTTGGTGAACTTAAAGAAATTACTGATGATCATAGTAAAACTGAACTATTAAAAGATATTGTGGATCATATGATCGAAGATCACTGGGATACTTTACGCCCGATGCATCAAAAAGAACTGGATAGAACTATAGTAGTTGAATTTACAATAACTTCTGCTTCTGCTAAGATTCGAGCTGAAGGTGTAAATGATGAACCCGAAGATTATGAATTACCATATTGGGCTGGTGTAATTCCTGTAAAACAAAAACTAGAAAAACCTATTCCGGATAATGGATATCCATTAACTATAGATATTCCAAAACATATTCAACATCACTACAATAAATTTAAGTAA
- the trmD gene encoding tRNA (guanosine(37)-N1)-methyltransferase TrmD, translating into MRVDIITVEPDLIKSPFQNSMMKRAIDKGLAEVHFHNLREFGQGNYRQIDDYQFGGGAGMVLMIEPIAKCIEGLLAERNYDEIIYMTPDAPTLNQATANTLSLKENIMILTGHYKGVDQRVRDKYITKEISIGDYVLTGGELAAAVLCDAVIRLIPGVLGDETSALTDSFQDNLLSPPVYTRPSEYEGMKVPDVLLSGNFPKIEEWRSEKAYERTREIRPDLLDE; encoded by the coding sequence ATGCGCGTAGATATAATTACTGTTGAACCTGATTTAATTAAAAGCCCTTTTCAAAACTCAATGATGAAAAGAGCTATCGATAAAGGTTTAGCTGAAGTACACTTTCATAACTTAAGAGAATTTGGACAAGGAAACTATCGTCAAATTGATGATTACCAATTTGGTGGTGGTGCTGGAATGGTTCTAATGATAGAACCAATTGCAAAGTGTATTGAAGGATTATTAGCTGAAAGGAACTATGACGAAATTATTTACATGACACCTGATGCTCCTACTTTAAATCAAGCTACCGCAAATACCCTATCTTTGAAGGAAAATATTATGATACTTACTGGTCATTACAAAGGTGTTGACCAACGAGTAAGAGATAAATATATTACCAAAGAAATATCAATTGGAGATTATGTATTAACAGGAGGAGAATTAGCAGCAGCCGTTTTATGTGATGCTGTAATTCGCTTAATTCCTGGAGTGTTGGGAGATGAAACTTCTGCCTTAACCGATTCTTTTCAAGATAATTTACTATCTCCACCAGTATATACTAGACCTTCGGAATATGAAGGCATGAAAGTTCCTGATGTTTTATTATCAGGAAATTTTCCTAAGATAGAAGAATGGCGTTCAGAAAAGGCCTATGAACGTACCAGAGAAATTAGGCCTGACCTACTAGATGAATAG
- the rplS gene encoding 50S ribosomal protein L19, giving the protein MDLIKFVQDEFVTKNDLPEFAAGDTITVYYEIKEGNKTRTQFFRGVVIQRRGIGSSETFTIRKMSGTVGVERIFPINLPSIQKIEVNKRGKVRRARIFYFRGLTGKKARIKERRN; this is encoded by the coding sequence ATGGATTTAATTAAATTTGTTCAAGACGAATTCGTAACAAAAAACGATTTACCAGAATTCGCAGCAGGAGATACAATTACTGTATACTACGAAATTAAGGAAGGTAACAAAACTCGTACTCAGTTCTTTAGAGGAGTAGTTATTCAAAGAAGAGGTATCGGATCTTCTGAAACTTTCACAATTAGAAAAATGTCAGGTACTGTAGGTGTTGAACGTATTTTCCCAATTAACTTACCATCAATCCAAAAGATTGAAGTTAATAAAAGAGGTAAAGTACGTAGAGCTAGAATTTTCTACTTTAGAGGACTTACAGGTAAGAAAGCAAGAATTAAAGAAAGAAGAAATTAA
- a CDS encoding DJ-1/PfpI family protein produces MKKNVGIFIFDDAEVLDFAGPFEVFSVTSELNNFELFDLFTVAKTKQPVRAVNGLSVNPTYDFTDCPKVDILILAGGNGTNQAITDSEIIQWIANKHLETEITMSICSGTRFLAKIGVLENRPYCTHHLVYDDLNKLVPSGIPIKEKRFTQSNEKTYTSGGISAGIDLSFHIINKLHGKEIIEKTAKYMEYPIHKEVYDL; encoded by the coding sequence ATGAAAAAAAACGTAGGTATTTTTATTTTCGATGACGCAGAAGTTTTAGACTTTGCAGGACCTTTCGAAGTTTTTTCGGTTACTTCAGAACTAAACAACTTTGAATTATTTGATTTATTTACGGTTGCTAAAACAAAACAACCTGTTCGAGCTGTTAATGGTTTATCCGTTAATCCAACATATGATTTTACCGATTGTCCTAAGGTCGATATTTTAATTTTAGCTGGCGGAAATGGAACTAATCAAGCTATAACTGATTCTGAAATTATTCAATGGATTGCAAACAAACACTTAGAAACTGAAATTACCATGAGTATTTGTTCTGGAACCCGATTTTTAGCAAAAATTGGAGTCTTAGAAAACCGACCTTATTGCACCCATCATTTAGTTTATGACGATTTAAATAAACTTGTCCCTTCTGGTATTCCAATTAAAGAAAAAAGATTTACTCAATCTAACGAGAAAACATATACATCTGGAGGAATTTCTGCTGGTATCGATTTATCTTTTCATATCATCAACAAATTACACGGTAAGGAAATTATAGAAAAGACTGCTAAGTATATGGAATATCCAATTCACAAGGAAGTTTACGATTTATAA
- a CDS encoding glycosyltransferase family 39 protein: MELTYKRRVYILILFSAFLKLFLGSNLEFGNDEVYYWLYAKYPDISHFDHPPMVGFFIQLFTLNLTLDSEVFIRLATIIPSAISVYIIFLIGNFLKSEKAGFIASLLYSISIYGFIIAGTFILPDAPLVLFWLLSFYFFIQTIPFDPNPKFTTKILLAFLFAGLAIYSKYQAVYLLLGIVLFVLIKNRRWLRSSVFYIGFIFPLLAIGLIFYWNYSNDFISYKFHGGRVSFFSFMFNKNSFTREVLGQILYNNPYIVIMLIVMFVEIKRKQFKINTNITTLFLFCALPLIFTIIYLSISRNTLPHWSGIAYLTLIPLLGVYLSENKKRIVRKLEIGVLAFSFLLVTAVFIINKGWFLPVDTEEQKERLGRKNAILDMYGWKQASQKISDILKEEKLTHLGIISNRWYPAAHVDYYIARPNNMNVYGVGSLNDIHKYYWINSTHPEVTSEVLYITDSRNFKAPNDLFAKKYHTFNLIKTIPIERNREVVKYVFLYKLTKG; encoded by the coding sequence ATGGAGCTAACTTACAAAAGACGTGTTTACATTCTTATTCTGTTCAGTGCTTTCCTAAAACTTTTTCTTGGAAGTAATTTAGAATTTGGAAACGATGAAGTGTATTACTGGTTATATGCTAAATATCCAGATATAAGTCATTTTGATCATCCTCCAATGGTTGGTTTTTTTATTCAGCTTTTTACACTAAACTTAACTTTGGATTCTGAGGTATTCATTCGGTTAGCGACTATTATTCCATCTGCAATAAGTGTATATATTATATTTTTAATAGGTAATTTTTTAAAAAGTGAAAAAGCAGGATTTATTGCAAGTTTACTATACAGTATTAGTATTTATGGTTTTATTATAGCTGGTACATTTATACTTCCTGATGCTCCATTAGTATTATTTTGGTTATTAAGTTTCTATTTTTTTATCCAAACAATACCTTTTGATCCGAATCCAAAATTTACTACTAAAATACTGTTAGCTTTTTTATTTGCTGGATTAGCTATTTACTCAAAATATCAAGCTGTTTATTTGTTGTTAGGTATTGTATTATTTGTTTTAATAAAGAATAGAAGATGGTTAAGAAGTTCGGTTTTTTATATCGGATTTATATTTCCTTTATTAGCAATAGGATTGATTTTTTATTGGAATTATTCTAACGATTTTATTAGTTATAAGTTCCATGGAGGTAGAGTTTCATTTTTTAGTTTTATGTTCAATAAAAATTCTTTTACCAGAGAAGTTTTAGGGCAAATTCTTTATAATAATCCTTACATTGTAATTATGTTGATTGTAATGTTTGTTGAAATTAAAAGAAAGCAATTTAAAATTAATACTAATATTACAACACTCTTTCTTTTTTGTGCTTTACCATTAATATTTACAATTATTTATTTATCAATTTCAAGAAACACTTTACCGCATTGGTCTGGAATTGCTTATCTAACACTAATTCCTCTATTAGGAGTTTATCTGTCTGAAAACAAAAAGAGAATTGTTCGTAAACTAGAAATTGGAGTATTAGCCTTTTCTTTTCTTTTAGTTACAGCTGTTTTCATTATAAATAAAGGATGGTTTTTACCAGTAGATACTGAAGAGCAAAAAGAGAGATTAGGTAGAAAGAATGCTATTTTAGATATGTATGGATGGAAACAAGCCTCACAAAAAATATCGGATATATTGAAAGAAGAAAAACTAACTCACTTAGGGATAATTTCAAATCGTTGGTATCCAGCAGCTCATGTAGATTATTACATAGCAAGACCAAATAATATGAATGTTTACGGAGTTGGTAGTTTAAATGATATTCACAAGTATTATTGGATTAACTCAACTCATCCTGAAGTTACTAGTGAAGTTTTATATATAACAGATAGTAGAAATTTTAAAGCTCCAAACGATTTGTTTGCTAAAAAGTATCATACATTTAATTTAATAAAGACAATTCCTATTGAAAGGAATAGAGAAGTAGTGAAGTACGTTTTTCTTTATAAACTAACTAAGGGGTAG
- a CDS encoding DinB family protein yields MNTTNLDQNEFDIYYKRYIDKLPQDMSLLQSFLEGKKNTIRFFSSIPENKLEYRYQNEKWSVKEIFQHLIDTERIFMNRCFRIARRDITPLSGFDQNIYINPSGANQKSIENLINEFTINREHSINFLNSISTEDLCYIGNANGNAISARAAAFVIPGHDIWHKEIIKERYL; encoded by the coding sequence ATGAATACAACAAACTTAGATCAAAACGAATTTGACATTTATTATAAGAGATATATCGACAAACTACCACAAGACATGAGTTTGTTGCAAAGCTTCTTAGAGGGAAAGAAAAATACAATTCGTTTCTTTTCATCAATTCCTGAAAACAAATTAGAATACCGATATCAAAATGAAAAATGGTCTGTTAAAGAGATTTTTCAACATCTTATTGATACGGAACGTATTTTTATGAACCGTTGTTTCAGAATTGCAAGAAGAGATATAACACCTTTGAGTGGATTTGATCAAAATATATACATAAATCCATCCGGTGCAAATCAAAAATCTATTGAAAATTTAATTAATGAATTTACTATTAATAGAGAACATTCCATTAATTTTCTGAATTCAATTTCGACAGAAGATTTATGTTATATCGGAAATGCAAATGGCAACGCAATATCTGCGCGAGCAGCAGCCTTTGTAATTCCAGGACATGATATTTGGCATAAAGAAATTATTAAAGAGAGATATTTATAA
- a CDS encoding phosphatase PAP2 family protein gives MDNTIKTTGKPLQIGQNKTFRTISSHVNVIRKEIFIAYIIFTVLSIILLSVYTKGDLHLILNQYNSTFFDWFFKYTTHLGDGVMFGVLVVIFFFINKRMSLVFGIGGVLTLLVTHFFKKVIFRGIPRPAEFLGIENLHIIDGVKMAFWNSFPSGHTMTAFVIFGILCIYFRKCISQYLWMLLAIIAGISRVYLSQHFWADIFVGSVLGIIIAFVSMSLFFPERKKIH, from the coding sequence ATGGATAATACAATTAAAACTACAGGAAAACCTCTTCAAATTGGTCAAAATAAAACTTTCAGAACGATAAGTTCACATGTAAATGTGATTCGTAAAGAGATCTTCATTGCTTATATAATCTTTACCGTCCTTTCCATAATATTACTTTCGGTGTATACCAAAGGTGATTTGCACTTGATATTAAATCAATATAATTCCACTTTTTTTGATTGGTTTTTTAAGTATACTACTCATTTGGGAGATGGAGTAATGTTTGGAGTACTTGTGGTAATCTTCTTTTTTATCAATAAAAGAATGTCACTTGTCTTTGGTATTGGAGGTGTATTAACTTTATTAGTGACTCATTTTTTTAAAAAAGTAATATTTAGAGGTATTCCTAGACCAGCAGAATTTTTGGGTATAGAAAACCTACATATTATTGATGGTGTAAAAATGGCTTTTTGGAACTCTTTTCCTTCTGGCCACACCATGACAGCATTTGTGATTTTCGGGATTTTATGTATTTATTTTAGAAAATGTATTTCTCAATATCTATGGATGTTATTAGCAATAATTGCAGGAATTTCTCGAGTATATTTATCTCAACATTTTTGGGCCGATATTTTTGTTGGATCAGTTTTAGGAATCATAATTGCATTTGTTAGTATGAGTCTTTTTTTTCCAGAACGTAAGAAGATTCATTAA
- a CDS encoding GNAT family N-acetyltransferase, with the protein MTQHNIKLATPADTELLALLGRVTFRESHGDYIEDKTNLNEYLDKAFSFETTQKEVNDSNNVYFIIYKNHFPVGYAKLILNATSPFIPNERSCRLERIYVLDEFISQKFGIDLLNQTVEKAKELNFEVMWLSVYIKNTKAINFYLKNDFEEVGSISFKISKQGYENPILAKKLFDEKA; encoded by the coding sequence ATGACCCAACATAACATAAAACTTGCTACACCAGCTGATACAGAATTATTAGCATTATTAGGACGTGTAACGTTTAGAGAATCTCATGGAGACTATATAGAAGATAAAACCAATTTAAACGAGTATTTAGATAAAGCATTTTCATTTGAAACAACTCAAAAAGAAGTAAATGATTCGAACAATGTTTATTTTATTATTTACAAGAACCATTTTCCTGTGGGTTACGCAAAGTTAATTTTAAATGCAACCTCTCCTTTTATTCCTAATGAACGTAGTTGCCGATTAGAACGTATTTATGTATTAGATGAGTTCATATCTCAAAAATTCGGAATTGATTTGTTGAACCAAACCGTTGAAAAGGCTAAAGAGTTGAATTTTGAAGTAATGTGGTTATCAGTATATATTAAAAATACAAAAGCAATTAACTTCTACCTGAAAAACGATTTTGAAGAAGTAGGAAGTATATCTTTTAAAATAAGCAAACAAGGATACGAAAACCCAATTCTAGCTAAAAAACTATTCGATGAAAAAGCATAA
- a CDS encoding PLP-dependent aminotransferase family protein yields MFPFKTSLFLDRSCAQPLYVQLSNQIIQLIKDQKLPSKTKLPGTRALSEDLGVHRKTVVACYEELLLQGWVESIPKKGTFVNSSLPDFVPLDFVKEDRSFKNERGFSFYSNEFLNRKINKQNENVMYVNDGISDTRLTPVNEIARTYRRIANRASIFQHLSYGSTFGNEKLREVLAEYLNTTRGLHITKENILITRGSQNGIYLSSQLLLKKGDVIVVGKTNYISADLTFLHANAVIERVAVDECGLVMEELERLCKKKSIKAVYVTSHHHHPSTVTMSAERRIHLLNLAKKYGFAILEDDYDYDFNYNHAPILPLASHDTNGNVVYIGSVCKTVAPVFRVGYLIANPEFINEAANLRRIVDRQGDALLELTFADFIQSGELDSHIRKVIKVYKARRDLFCELLSNELSNFFEFEIPKGGMAVWLHLKEPYQWKAVAKTGRKHKLEIGDYERYDSANTNHNCIRVGFASFNEIEIKEFIVRLKLTMRNLEKDV; encoded by the coding sequence ATGTTTCCTTTTAAAACTTCTCTTTTTTTAGATAGATCATGCGCTCAGCCATTGTATGTTCAGTTATCAAATCAAATCATACAATTGATAAAAGATCAAAAATTACCATCCAAAACTAAGTTGCCTGGAACTAGAGCTTTATCGGAAGATTTAGGAGTACATCGAAAAACGGTAGTTGCTTGCTATGAGGAATTATTATTACAAGGTTGGGTGGAAAGTATTCCTAAAAAAGGAACGTTTGTTAATAGTAGTTTACCTGATTTTGTACCTCTTGATTTTGTTAAAGAAGATAGGAGTTTTAAAAATGAAAGAGGTTTTAGCTTTTATTCGAATGAATTTTTAAATCGTAAAATAAATAAGCAGAATGAAAATGTAATGTACGTTAATGATGGAATTTCTGATACTCGTCTGACTCCAGTAAATGAAATTGCAAGAACCTACAGAAGAATAGCAAATAGAGCGTCCATTTTTCAACATTTATCCTATGGATCAACGTTTGGAAATGAGAAATTAAGAGAAGTATTAGCAGAATATTTAAACACAACTAGGGGTTTACATATTACAAAAGAGAATATTCTAATAACCAGAGGAAGCCAAAATGGAATTTATTTAAGTTCTCAATTACTTTTAAAAAAAGGAGATGTAATTGTTGTGGGTAAAACCAATTATATCTCTGCAGATTTAACGTTTTTACATGCGAATGCAGTTATTGAAAGAGTTGCGGTAGATGAATGCGGTTTGGTTATGGAAGAGTTGGAGAGATTGTGTAAAAAGAAATCTATTAAAGCAGTGTATGTTACTTCTCATCATCATCATCCTTCTACAGTTACAATGTCTGCTGAACGGAGAATTCATTTGTTGAATTTGGCAAAGAAGTATGGTTTTGCAATTTTAGAAGACGATTACGATTATGATTTTAATTATAATCACGCTCCAATTTTACCGTTAGCAAGTCATGATACTAATGGAAATGTGGTTTACATTGGATCAGTTTGTAAAACAGTTGCTCCAGTGTTTAGAGTTGGGTATTTAATTGCGAATCCTGAATTCATAAATGAAGCTGCTAATTTAAGGAGAATTGTGGATAGGCAAGGAGATGCCTTATTAGAGTTAACTTTTGCTGATTTTATTCAGTCAGGAGAATTGGATAGTCATATTCGAAAAGTTATAAAAGTTTACAAGGCTAGGAGAGACTTGTTTTGTGAATTATTATCAAATGAATTAAGTAATTTTTTCGAGTTTGAAATCCCTAAAGGAGGAATGGCAGTTTGGTTGCATTTAAAAGAACCATATCAATGGAAAGCTGTTGCAAAAACAGGAAGAAAACATAAACTTGAAATCGGCGATTATGAACGTTATGATTCTGCTAATACTAACCATAATTGTATACGTGTAGGATTCGCAAGTTTCAATGAAATTGAAATAAAAGAGTTTATTGTAAGATTAAAACTTACAATGAGAAATTTGGAAAAAGACGTCTAA
- a CDS encoding OsmC family protein: MKKHNYKAQITWTGNEGSGTSKYNEYNRNHEIKILEKQDIIKGSSDPSFLGDKTRYNPEDLFISSLSSCHMLWYLHLCSVNNIIVTEYIDNVTGIMEESKDGSGKFTNVTLHPKVTITDQTKINLANELHEEANKMCFIANSCNFKIDHNPTTISI; the protein is encoded by the coding sequence ATGAAAAAGCATAATTATAAAGCACAGATTACTTGGACAGGGAACGAAGGTTCTGGAACCTCAAAGTACAATGAATACAACAGGAATCATGAAATAAAAATTCTTGAAAAGCAGGATATAATTAAAGGTTCTAGTGATCCTTCATTCTTAGGTGATAAAACAAGATACAATCCTGAAGACCTCTTTATTTCGTCATTATCTTCTTGTCATATGCTCTGGTATTTACACCTATGTTCTGTGAATAATATTATTGTTACTGAATATATTGATAATGTAACTGGAATTATGGAAGAGTCGAAAGATGGTAGTGGGAAATTCACCAATGTTACCCTTCATCCTAAGGTAACAATAACTGATCAAACTAAAATAAACCTTGCGAATGAACTGCATGAAGAAGCGAATAAAATGTGCTTTATCGCAAACTCGTGCAATTTTAAAATAGATCACAATCCAACAACAATTTCAATTTAA
- a CDS encoding glycosyltransferase family 39 protein gives MNSIKKLIQKYPALSIVLGFQCFRFILLPFMGLMPQDAYYHFYGENFSWCYFDHPGMIGYLLRIFTIVFGKTIFVVKLTDFVITSLTLLSFYKLAECFLSKERLKSAIVLIASTFFISILSFNSTPDVPLLLFWTLSVLFLYRAIFENKKASWIYAGIAMGLAFDSKYTAILLPIGLLAFTLFCSKHRKLLLSPWLYISLIVAVIFTVPVWLWNYENEFASFLFQSSGRTDNISKFKFSPKYFFGAIGHQSLLLLPILFGTFLVFTFKYIKRFVTKFKLPSSKILFLLAFFVPTFLGFFSLTPIYWVKLNWMMPSYITGIILASIFITKKWVRYQVIVSAVIHVLVSLQILFYLVPIKSDDTWVGWKELATEIEELQKEHPNSFVFSDDGYKTTAALNFFMEDKVYAQNVIGLRALHFDFLGDDLTILNGQNAFFIDSDKRFKNEDKKGHIFNQVNPYFEKCTELDPIIISINGKKVRKFWIYYCESYKATP, from the coding sequence ATGAATAGTATTAAAAAGCTTATTCAAAAGTATCCAGCTTTAAGTATTGTTCTAGGTTTTCAATGTTTTCGCTTTATACTTTTACCTTTCATGGGATTAATGCCCCAAGATGCCTATTATCACTTTTATGGTGAGAATTTTTCTTGGTGTTATTTTGATCATCCCGGAATGATAGGTTATTTATTACGAATATTTACCATTGTATTTGGTAAAACCATTTTTGTTGTAAAGCTTACTGATTTCGTAATTACCTCATTAACATTACTTAGTTTTTACAAATTAGCCGAATGCTTTTTATCTAAAGAAAGATTGAAATCTGCTATAGTTTTAATAGCTTCAACATTCTTTATTTCGATTTTATCTTTTAACTCTACTCCAGATGTTCCTTTATTATTATTCTGGACATTGAGTGTACTATTCTTATACCGAGCAATTTTTGAAAATAAAAAAGCCTCTTGGATCTATGCTGGAATAGCTATGGGTTTAGCTTTTGACAGCAAATACACGGCTATTTTATTACCCATAGGATTGTTAGCTTTTACTTTATTCTGTTCTAAGCACAGAAAATTATTACTATCTCCATGGTTGTATATTTCGCTAATTGTAGCTGTTATATTTACTGTTCCTGTTTGGCTTTGGAATTATGAAAATGAATTCGCTTCATTTCTATTTCAATCTTCAGGTAGAACAGATAATATTTCAAAATTTAAATTTTCTCCAAAATATTTTTTCGGTGCAATTGGGCATCAATCTTTATTATTGCTACCAATACTTTTCGGAACTTTTCTAGTATTTACTTTTAAATACATCAAAAGATTCGTTACCAAATTTAAATTACCAAGTAGTAAAATCTTATTCTTACTCGCCTTCTTCGTACCAACATTTTTAGGATTTTTCTCCTTAACTCCAATATATTGGGTAAAGTTGAATTGGATGATGCCATCTTACATCACTGGAATTATATTAGCGAGTATCTTTATTACCAAAAAATGGGTTCGTTATCAAGTTATTGTTTCTGCAGTAATTCATGTATTGGTAAGTCTTCAAATTCTATTTTATTTAGTGCCAATTAAAAGTGATGATACTTGGGTAGGTTGGAAAGAATTAGCAACAGAAATTGAAGAATTACAAAAAGAACATCCAAACTCGTTTGTTTTTTCTGATGATGGCTATAAAACTACAGCTGCGTTAAATTTCTTTATGGAAGACAAAGTTTATGCCCAGAACGTTATCGGTTTACGAGCGCTTCATTTTGATTTTTTAGGTGATGATTTAACCATCTTAAATGGACAAAATGCATTTTTTATTGACTCAGATAAACGTTTTAAAAACGAAGACAAAAAAGGACATATCTTTAATCAAGTGAATCCTTATTTCGAAAAATGTACAGAATTAGATCCTATTATTATTTCAATAAATGGAAAAAAAGTTAGAAAATTCTGGATATACTATTGCGAAAGCTATAAAGCTACCCCTTAG